Genomic DNA from Rubripirellula tenax:
TGTGCCTCGCGAGGACGTGCTTTGTTTGAAGCATCGTCGCGAAACGATGTTGAGATGATGAGCTTACTGCTTGCACATGCCGCGGATGCGAACGCAAATGTCGACTCATGCGGAAATTGTCTTTCGATTGCTCAGCAAGGTGGCCCGCGCGAAGCCGAAGCCATCGCACTGCTCACGAAGCACGGTGCCCTTGCAGGTGAATGGGAGATCGACACGAAGGAAAAGCTTTCTAAGGCACTCGACAGCACGTCGTTCATTCCGAATCGAGACATTTGGTCAAGCGTGCTGGGCAAGATCATCGAGGAAGACTCGGTCGATTTGCTTGAAGAGTATGTCGCCCGCTTTGGCTACGATGACATCGTTCGGTTGAACCCCGCGAATGGTCGGCGTTTGCCGAGGTCGAAGGAAATGCTCACGAAGCTGGTTGAACTCGGGACCAACATCAACGCTCGCGATTGGTACGGTCGGACGTTTCTTCATCACGCTTCGTACGGTGAATCACTCGCCATCCCTGAGTTTTTGATCGAAGCTGGAATCGACATCGACGCCATTGACCACCAATCCGCGACGACGGCGCTCGGTTTAGCAGCGTGGAAAGGCAATGTTGCGATGGTCGACCTGCTGCTAGACGCCAATGCCGACCCACTGCTGCCGCTCGATCGGCATTGGGCAAGGCCGTTTGCCTACGCGAAGGCGCAAGGACACGATAAAGTGGTCGAGCGCTTGCGAAGGTACGAAACGAATTAGCATCGACGGTTTATCCGCAGGGTTTTTGCGAGTCGGCATCCTGCTGGTGCCCGCGCGCCCATCAAGGCTGAAACGCGCCCTCATCCGTCACGGATTTGCACGAGGAGCCTTCTTTGGCGACGCGAAACCGCATGTATTAAATGCGGCAAAGGCTCTCCGCTTTCGGTCCACTTGAACGGAATCTGTTTGATCGAATCATCAAACGCGGATCGTCTGGTTTGGGTTGTCGGCAGTCTTCTGAATTCGTTGACAATGGAAGTTGTGGTACCATTCTGTTTGTGGCGTTTGCGAACCTGTTTCTCTCGTTGTATCTGCTTCTGACGGTGTCCCTGAGTGACTGAAAGTACAAATGTCAGCCATTGGATTGATCTGGTGAAGGCCGGAGATTCGGCTGCTGCCAATTGCATTTGGCAGCACTACTTCGACCGACTCGTTCGTTCCGTTCGAGCCCGCTTGTATGGACAGAATCGAGCTGTCTCGGACGAGGAGGATATCGTGCTAAGCGTCTTTGACAGCTTCTACAGCGCGGCGTAAAACGGACGGTTTCCCGACTTGTCCGATCGAGACGACCTTTGGAAACTGCTTCTTCGAATGTCAGCGAGGAAAGTGGTCGACAAGCAAAGGCACGAACGACGACAGCGTCGTGGCGGCAACGTCCAGCTGCATTCTCTGGACCAAGCGGGGGACGAGAAAGTCGCCAGTTGATGGACCGCGTCGAAGCATCGTTGCGGCCGCTTTTCCGTTGGCAGTTGCTGCAGGTGTCCTTTGGTGTCGCACTGATCCTGCTAGGTGCGCTATGCTGGGCTCGAAATATGCAGATTCCACACCGAGTTGTGAACGGAGCCATATTGCACTTGTATGGCGTCATTGTGATTTCTCAGGCCTTGCTCGTTTGTACCAGAATTCGAAGAATCGATTACTCACAATCGACTATGGACATCCGCAGCAAACTCGACAAAGTGCGATCGGGCTACCTGCGCGCCGGTGTACTCATCGGATTCATCTCGTGGCTGATGTGGATTCCCGTTTTCGTAGCTTTCGGTTTCGACGCGGTCGTGTTGTTCCCGCAATCATTGATCGTCTCGGTAGCCATCGGGATCCTCGGCTTCATCGTCTCGGTTTGGTTGTACTGGCGAGTACTTTGATCAAGTAACCCATCGGCTGAGACATGGAGGAAGAAGTTCGCCGAACGTGCAAAGGCACTTACATCGTTTGTTCTTCGCTTTCGTGCACCGCGACGCGTAACGGAAATCTTGGCTTAGAAATTTCGAATCACGTCGAGTTTTACGACTACGGTTAGACTGTCCCTCGGGAGAGTCGATCCTAAGCCGGGCTTTTTCGCAAGCGACGGGTTTGCTCGCGTTGCCCCAAGCCTTGCGGCCTTCGTTTCACCCTTTGTTTGCGATCGAAAACTTGAACGACAACTCGCAATGCCTTTGGTGGAATGATAAGTCATCCTTGTTGGTCCCGTTCTATACGTCGTCGGCGGTTGGCGAATCGGTGCTGATGAGTTTGTCATGAATCAATTGCAGTGGAACAAGATCGGTCAATAGAAACTCGAATGTTCCGAGCTTATCCAGGATCTCGGGACCGAAGATGCTGAGAGTCCATCTCCAATACGGCGACAACCCGTCCTGTTCCCCGCCCGAAATTACCTTGCCGCGACTGATGAAGCCTTCGACAAGCGCGTTCATCGTTCGCGACTCATCACAGTTCGCGGGTTCAAGCGTTACATTCTTGTCGTCGTAGAACTCGCTCCACGCGTTGGACTTGGTTTGCCAGTCTTCTGATGCTTCTTTCGGCACCGCCTTCTTTGCGGCGGATCGAACGTCGAAAGCCATTTGATACTGGCCGCACAAAACCGTCACCGATCGCAACCCGATCCCACCGGCGGTGATCGGCCACAACATCCACGCCAATGGGACTTCCCGTAAATTACCCCGGTGCCGCGTTTCGATCAGCGACTTAAGTCCTGTGAAAATGCTCTCGCCGGAACCGAAAAAATCGTTCTCGAAGGACTGCAGAGTCTTGTTGGCCGAGTCGCGATGATGATCACCAAGATCCATTACCAAACCGAGCCCCCACACCAAGTGCTCTAGCTGGTCGTTGTAGGCGAGTACTTTGGCCAGCACGGCGTAGCGTGCGTCAACTTCTTTACGCGAATCGTTCAAATACGTTTGGAACGCTTCTTTGTTGACTTGCCATTGCCCACCATCGGTCAACTCAAGCACACCCCAGCGCGGATTCCCTGCCGGGAGGTCCGTGTGCTTGCTGCCGCTAATCGTCACCGCGCCGCTCTTCGAATCATTGAGCGTCAAGCCAACATCCGCAAGGAACGACCGCGCGGCCGCGTATGCAGCGGCAACTTCGATGTCGCTTGGGCCAAGGATACAAAGATCATCCAATTGGCGAATGATCCGAACATTTGCCTGACTATGGATGAAACGCTCGAGCAATCGCATCAGTTTCTCGCACAGCCAATGCGAATATCCCATTTCCATGGGAACACCGCGCGATGCGGCCCGGACTTGATCGGCATCCGTCAAAAACGGAACTTGCAAATAGCGCTGCGTGAAATCGATTCCAGCGTCCGTCATCCCCAAACCACGCAGCATGGTTAGCAATGTCTCATGAGGGACAGACGCGAAATAGTCACGCACGTCGATCTTTAACACGTGAAGTGGTGTGTCTGGATAGGCCGCACGAAGCAACTCAATTTCGGTATGAACGAGCTTGACCATCGGATTGATCCCTTCGCCATACCCATAGCCCATGTTGGACGCGTCACGCAGCTCCGCTTGCCGTGTTGCCCGCATCCCCACTACGCCCGTCACCGACGCCCCTTCATCCTCTCTCAACACAGGTTCGTTCGTCCAAGGGTCGATCGGTTCGTACCAATCCAGTGATGCGCGATCTTTCTGCATGGCCAGCATCCGTCGCTCGTTGGACAGGATGACTTCCGGGGCGTTCAGGTCGATCAATTTTTGTAGTCGGCTGCGGATACTCAGAATGATGGCTGAGTTCGTATATCCTTCGTCGATTGCCGAAGACCAAAAGCCCGCCGAATGATTGACGCTCAATAATTCAACTAGCGGTATCGTCGGATAGAGTCGCCATCGGTTGCGCGTCCAAAGAATTCGTGGACAAACACCTTGCTCCGGCCATGACCACAGTCTGGGATCACGGTTCGCAACACGAATCGCGTCGCTGAGTTGATTTGCCAACGCCCCGTTTTCTTGAAACTGTTTCGCCTCCAAACGCACATCCGTTGAATAGTGAGGATTCGCTGAAATCCAATGCAATCCATCGAAACCGCCAAGCTTTAAGTCAAGTGACTTTTCAAGCCGCTGAACAATGATCGCTTGGACTTTGTCGCCGTGATCCGCAAATCCGCCCAGCGCGGAATCCATCAGATCAAGAGCAGGAGGTGAATTTGGCGATACGATTTCCTTCAGGATTCGCGTTTTTTCAGCCCGCCGTTCGTTCAACCGCGGGGTACCTTGAACGTCGGATTCATCCCACTCACTCAAGAAAGCGCCGAACAGGTAGACGATGTTCGCCCGCAATCGGCCTCGCCGGATCTCGGTCAGCAACTTCTCATGCCAAAAGTCGACCAGAGACTGTGGGGCGTCGACTCCATGAAAAAGGGCTCTCAGATCCGGCAAGTCACGGTGGAGTGGAGACTCGGTGGTCCGAACGCTTTTCAAGCGATCGTACATCTTTGCGAGGCACTGCAAGTCGTGACCACGGCCGGCCGCTTCTGCCGCATCGTATTGGCTTAGCAATGACTCACGTTGCCGCGAGAGTTCTGCGAGACGAGTTTTGGTGATGAATTGAATCGTGGAAGCGGTCATCAGAGTCCCTCGCCTGGAATGAAAGTGACCGAAATTCTAATCCATTTCAAGGAAGCAACCGACACCGCCGCAACTTTGACCGTCGCGACACTACGAAATAGTCCAAGCATCGAACAGGCGAGCCAGCAATGGCTCAGATCTTTGCCGGAAAGTTCGCGAGTGGCCACATCGTGATTGGTGCTGTGAACGCAAGAAACCGCCGGCAATTCCGACATCGATAGGGTCACTCATGCACTGATCGGCTAGGTCGTGGCGCCTGGTACTCTTCGGGCGTGGTCATTTTTCATTGACTAACGCTGGGGCGATGGATGCCTATTGGCTGTGGACGCGGGTGCAGTTAGCGTCTTCTTCCGTTGGTTGGCCTAAAGCATCGACGGGGTGCGTGAACAGGTACCGCCACACGGGTTCGTATAAAAACGAACCATCATCGGATTTCGGTGAAGCCTTGCCGGGAGTTACCGCCGAGTGGGCGCGTTTCGCGTCGTCGCCGACATCGGCCGCCGATATTAGTCGGCGTGAATTTTGATACGGGGAGGCAGTTTCGTCGACGTTGACGATGGGCCCGAACTCATGAAGCCCCAGCATTTCCCATGACCGGCAGTAGTGATCGCCCGTCCAACCACCATCTAGGACGTGCGAGAACCCAAAGAACCGATTCGCGGGAGTCGCTGAAGGCAACGATTGCCAATCTTGATCCTGGTCGCGTGGCCCGCATAACATCACGACTCGATCGACGCGTTGGTGTTTGGCAAATCGCGCAGCTGTCGTGCTGCCATGCGAACTTCCTGCGACGATGACTTTGTCCCACTCTAGCGTTGCTTTGCCTGAGTCGATGAATTGATCCCACTCGCCTTGGGGATTCTCGGTGGACAACCATTTCACGAACTGGTACGCACGTTCCGATGCTCCGTCCGGTTTTTGCAGATCCAACTCGTCGCTGAAGTCCTGGCCCGTTGCGGCTTCCAAACGCACGTTGCCACGAGCCTGGCCGTCACGCGGCTTGGGCTGGCACAGTTTTCCAAACCATTGGTTGGCATAGCTGACTTGGATCGCATGCAGCCCATAGCCATTGAGTCGCTCGAACAGAAGCGGGTTGTGACCCATCAACCAGATCACCAGCTTCCCTTTCGATTCGACTCGGGTGTCCACCGAAGCGTTCTCGATGTCAATCGGTTTGCCCTTTTCTTCGAACAAGAAACCAATTGCAGGATGCGGTTTCGTGCTCGGGTCGATATCACTTGCCCGCGTTTGTAGCTGATAACGCTGGGGATTGGGATCCTCGGCGCAGGTCTTGGC
This window encodes:
- a CDS encoding reverse transcriptase domain-containing protein, giving the protein MTASTIQFITKTRLAELSRQRESLLSQYDAAEAAGRGHDLQCLAKMYDRLKSVRTTESPLHRDLPDLRALFHGVDAPQSLVDFWHEKLLTEIRRGRLRANIVYLFGAFLSEWDESDVQGTPRLNERRAEKTRILKEIVSPNSPPALDLMDSALGGFADHGDKVQAIIVQRLEKSLDLKLGGFDGLHWISANPHYSTDVRLEAKQFQENGALANQLSDAIRVANRDPRLWSWPEQGVCPRILWTRNRWRLYPTIPLVELLSVNHSAGFWSSAIDEGYTNSAIILSIRSRLQKLIDLNAPEVILSNERRMLAMQKDRASLDWYEPIDPWTNEPVLREDEGASVTGVVGMRATRQAELRDASNMGYGYGEGINPMVKLVHTEIELLRAAYPDTPLHVLKIDVRDYFASVPHETLLTMLRGLGMTDAGIDFTQRYLQVPFLTDADQVRAASRGVPMEMGYSHWLCEKLMRLLERFIHSQANVRIIRQLDDLCILGPSDIEVAAAYAAARSFLADVGLTLNDSKSGAVTISGSKHTDLPAGNPRWGVLELTDGGQWQVNKEAFQTYLNDSRKEVDARYAVLAKVLAYNDQLEHLVWGLGLVMDLGDHHRDSANKTLQSFENDFFGSGESIFTGLKSLIETRHRGNLREVPLAWMLWPITAGGIGLRSVTVLCGQYQMAFDVRSAAKKAVPKEASEDWQTKSNAWSEFYDDKNVTLEPANCDESRTMNALVEGFISRGKVISGGEQDGLSPYWRWTLSIFGPEILDKLGTFEFLLTDLVPLQLIHDKLISTDSPTADDV
- a CDS encoding BPSS1187 family protein, whose protein sequence is MQFSMNYAFARFANRFIVRMILFGLLTDAINFGAKTCAEDPNPQRYQLQTRASDIDPSTKPHPAIGFLFEEKGKPIDIENASVDTRVESKGKLVIWLMGHNPLLFERLNGYGLHAIQVSYANQWFGKLCQPKPRDGQARGNVRLEAATGQDFSDELDLQKPDGASERAYQFVKWLSTENPQGEWDQFIDSGKATLEWDKVIVAGSSHGSTTAARFAKHQRVDRVVMLCGPRDQDQDWQSLPSATPANRFFGFSHVLDGGWTGDHYCRSWEMLGLHEFGPIVNVDETASPYQNSRRLISAADVGDDAKRAHSAVTPGKASPKSDDGSFLYEPVWRYLFTHPVDALGQPTEEDANCTRVHSQ